The following nucleotide sequence is from Streptomyces sp. NBC_00239.
TCTCCGCCGTCAGCACGAGCGGGCCGAACACCGGGTCCGAGGGGAGGTCGTGGCCGGCCGGCGGGGCGGTCTCCCGCCAGTAGTAGGTGCCGAGCGCCTGGGAGCTGGAGCAGACGCCGGTCGCCGGGGTGGTGCAGTCGTCGACCTTGGTGTCACCGCCGGTCGCGCCGGTCTGCAGGCCCGGCGTCCCGTTGGTCTCCTTCCACAGCTCGAAGACCGCGCCGGGCAGGACCTCGTCGCTCTCGGAGTCCACCTTCAGGACGCTGACGTCGCCGGTCACGGGCGGGAGGCCGCCGCAGGCGGGCAGGTCGCCGTTGAAGGGGTAGGAGTGGAACTCCTGGCCGCCGCCCCCGGTGGCCGCGCTGGTGTGGGTGAGGCTGCCGGAGGTGAAGAAGCGCCCGTTCATGCCGGGCAGCTGGACGGTGGTCTCGGAGCCCGGCTCGGCGATCAGGGTGGCGCCCTGGAACTGGCCGGTGCCGATCAGCCGCACCGTCGCGGCGTCGGGGAAGTTCCACAGCAGCCTGTCCCGGGACACCCCGGCGAGCACGCCGCTGGAGGTGTTCACGATCGGGGCGGTGCCGAGCACGTTGACCAGGACGGTCGCGTTCGCCGGGATGTTGGCGAAGCGCAGGGACTGCTGCACGTCGCCGCGGCCCGCGAGGTTGCCCGTGACGTTGAAGACCTGGAGCGAGGCGGCGCCGTCGCCGGTGAACAGCGTCTCGTAGCCGAGGTTCTCCACGGTGCCGGTGGCCGGGCGGGGCCGCCCGTCGACCCGGGCGTAGCACTTGCTCGCCGCCGTCAGTTCCTCGCGCAGTCCGCGGTAGCGCGCGACCGCGTTGGCGTCGGGGATCTTGGTGCCCGTGACGTTGCCGGTGAGGGTGCCCGCGTACCGCACCACGCCGCCGTCGGCGAGGAGGGTCTGGTTGGGGGCGACGCTCACGTTGCCGCCGGTGGCGAGGAAGTCGGAGCCGGCGGGCGGCCGGACCTGGGAGCCGACGCCGACGATCCCGATGTTGTAGACGGAGCTGGCGGCGGCCGCCTTCGCCATGTCGAAGCCGCCCATGACGACGACCTTGCCCTCGGCCTCCGCGGCCCGCTCCCGGACGCGGAAGTCGCCGCCCACGAAGACGTTGACGGCGTTGTCGGTGCCGGTGGGGTCCATGTTGTTCGGCTCGGGCCACGTCTGCGGGCAGTCGCCCGGCACGCACGGGCCGAGGCCGCCGGGAAGCGGCGCCGCCGCCCGTACGGCCGCCGGCGCGGCGAAGGCGGCGGACACCGGAGTCACCCCCGCCAGCACCACCGCGACCGCGAGACCGAGGGGGATGCCCCTCGCCGTCCTACCTGTCATTTCGCTCCGTCCCTAGCCTGTCCGCTGTGCCCTGACAGGCTGGACGGAGGGGTGGGAAGGGCCGCGGGACGACACTCCCCGCTACGGCATTCCGATCACACAATCACCCTTCCGTGCGCTCCGGCGCGTGTCCTGACGTGCGCTCATGTCAGCGCGGAGCCCGCCGTCCAGTCGGCCCAGCTGAGGTTCCAGCCGCCCAGCCCGTTGTCCGGGGCGACCGTCTTGTCCTTCGAGTGGACGACCTCGACGACGTCGCCGACGAGGGTGCGGTCGAAGAACCAGCCGGCCGGGGTGTCGGAGCCGCCGCCCTTGTCGTCGCGCAGGCCGATGCAGCCGTGGCTGGTGTTGAGGGAGCCGAAGGTGGCGGGGTCGGCCCAGTAGTTGCCGTGCAGGAAGGTGCCGGACGCGGTGAGCCGCATGGCGTGCGGCACGTCGGGGATGTCGTACTCGCCGCCGAAGCCGACGGTCTGGCCGTTCATCCGGGTCACGTCGAACAGCTCGGAGACCACCATCTTGCCGTTGTACGTGGTGTTCTTCGGCGCGCCGGCGCTGATCGGGACGGTGGAGAGCAGCTTCCCGTCGCGGCGCACCTCCATGGTGTGCGCGGCCGCGTCGACGGTGGAGACCTGGTGCCGGCCGACGGTGAAGCGGACGGTCTTGCTCTGGATGCCGTACGAGCCGGGTGCGCCCTCGACGTCGCGGAGCTTCATCGTCACGGTGACCTCGGTGCCCGGCTTCCAGTAGCGGCGGGGCCGGAAGTCGAGGCGCTCGTCGCCGAACCAGTGGCCGGCCACCTCGGTCTCCGGGTCGGCGGTGACGGTGATGGCGCGCTCCACCTCGGCGCGGTTCTGGATGGCCCGGTTGAAGCTGAAGGAGACGATCATCCCGGTGCCGACGGTCGAGCGGTTCTCGGGCTTGAAGTAGCCGATGAACCGCTCCTCGGGGACGTACGTGGTGAAGCTGGTGTGGCGGGCCTGCCGGCGGCTGTGGCCGTCGAGGGCCACCGCGTCCACGGTGTACTTGGCGGCCAGGGCGAGCTTCCCGGCGGCCGGGTCGGGACTCCAGCTGAGCCCGTCGCCGGCGATGCTGCCGGGGACCTCCTCGGCCTGCGCGTCCTCGACCTTGGTGACGACCACCCGCTCCAGCCGGCCCTCGGGGACGGAGACGGTGAGCGGTCCGCCGGCCGGCACCCCCTTCGCACCGTCCTCGGGGGTGATGCGGATCGCCTCGCGCGGTGACCTCGGTTTGCCCGGCATCTCCACCTCGACGCCGGGGGCGCTCTGTCCGCTGCACCCGGCCGCCCCGCCGACGAGCCCCGCCCACACCACCGTGGCGGCCAGCAGCCGCCTCTTCAGATAGCTCACGCACCTGCAACGAGTGCGGCCCTCCGGGGGAAACGTGAGTGCGGGCCCGGTTGCGGGCAGAACAGGGGGAAGGACCAGACCGATCAGACGGGGGCGGGCCGCGGCCGGGACGCCGCGGCCCCCAAGCGGCCTCGGGGAAGTGGGGTGCGGTTCCGCGTCGCCCGGTGCGTGCGATCGGCGTGCCGGCCCAAGGCCCTCGTACGGGACGTACTCGGGTCTTGGCCGGTGCGGCGAGAGTGCGTGCCGGGCGGCGCCGGGCCGTGCCTCACTTCCCCGAGACCGCTTGGACCCCCGCAGGTACCGAGAGCCGCGGGAGGCCGGACGGTGTCGAGCGCAGCAGATCAGGAGACGGCGGGGGCGGTGCGGGACGGCCCGGCCGCGCCCGCACCGCGGCGCGGCGCCGGGACGCGGCCGGCCGGGGCGGCCGGAGCAGCCGGACCCGTGCCGGAGCCGGCGGGCCGACCAGTGTGGCCGGGCGCGCCGACGCCCCTGGGGGCCCGGTTCCGGGTGGGCCCGGACGGGGTGGCGGGCACCAACTTCGCGCTGTGGGCGGGCGGCGGCGCGGAGCGGGTCGAGCTGTGCCTGTTCGACGAGCGCGGGGCGGAGACCCGCTGCGCGCTGCCGGAGCTGACGCACGAGATCTGGCACGGTTTCGTGCCGGGGGTGCGGCCGGGACAGCGGTACGGGTTCCGGGTGCACGGTCGCTGGGACCCGTGGACGGGCGCCCGGTTCAATCCGGCGAAGCTGCTGCTGGACCCGTACGCGCGGGCGGTGGACGGGGACTTCGCGCTGCCGCCGGAGGTGTACGGGCACGTCCGGGACTGGCCGCAGCAGTACATCGCGGACACCGTGCGCGACGACCGGGACTCGGCCCCGCACGTGCCCAAGGGGGTGGTCGTCCACGATGACGACGACTGGGCGGACGACGTGCGGCCCAAGACGCCGTGGGCGGACTCGGTCATCTACGAGCTGCACGTGCGCGGGTTCACGATGCGCCACCCGGAGGTGCCGCCGGAGCTGCGCGGCACGTACGCGGGGCTGGCCCATCCGGCGGCGATCGGCCATCTGACGCGGCTGGGGGTGACGGCGGTCGAGCTGCTGCCGGTGCACCAGTTCGCGCACGAGGACCACCTGCTGCGGCGCGGGCTGCGCAACCACTGGGGCTACAACTCGATCGGCTACTTCGCGCCGCACGCCGGGTACTCGGCGTCCGGGACGGCCGGGCAGCAGGTCGGCGAGTTCAAGCGGATGGTGCGGGCGCTGCACGCGGCGGGCATCGAGGTGATCCTCGACGTGGTCTACAACCACACGGCGGAGGCGGGCGAGCTGGGCCCGACCCTGTCGCTGCGCGGCATCGACAACCGCGGCTACTACCGGCTGCAGTCCGACCAGCGCCGGTACGCGGACTACACGGGCTGCGGGAACACCCTGCACGCGGGCCGCCCGCACGTGCTGCGGCTGATCACGGACTCGCTGCGGTACTGGGTGACGGAGATGGGGGTGGACGGCTTCCGCTTCGACCTGGCGGCGGCGCTGGCCCGCTCCATGCACGACGTGGACATGCTCTCGCCGTTCCTGGCGGTCATCGCCCAGGATCCGGTGCTGCGCCGGGTGAAGCTGATCGCGGAGCCCTGGGACGTGGGCTCGGGCGGCTACCAGGTGGGCGCGTTCCCGCCGCTGTGGACGGAGTGGAACGACCGGTACCGGGACGCGGTGCGGGACTTCTGGCGGGGCGCGCTGCCCGACGTACGGGACCTGGGCTACCGGCTGTCGGGGTCGAGCGACCTGTACGCGTGGGGCGGGCGGCGGCCGTACGCCTCCGTGAACTTCGTGACCGCGCACGACGGGTTCACCCTGCGCGACCTCGTTTCGTACGAGCGCAAGCACAACGAGGCGAACGGGGAGGCCAACCAGGACGGCACCAACGACAACCGGTCCTGGAACTGCGGGGTCGAGGGCGATCCCCCGGAGGGCACGGACCCGCGCATCCTGGCGCTGCGCCGGCGCCAGCTGCGGAACCTGCTGACGACGCTGCTGCTGTCGACGGGCGTGCCGATGCTGGTCGCGGGCGACGAGCTGGGGCGCACCCAGGGCGGCAACAACAACGCGTACTGCCAGGACAACGAGACCGGCTGGGTGGACTGGTCGCTGGCCGACGACCCGGCCTGGCGGCCGCTGCTGGAGCTGACCACCCGGCTGATCGCGCTGCGCCACGCCCATCCTGTGCTGCGCCGGCGGGCGTTCTTCTCGGGGCGGGCGCAGGGCGCGGACGGGCTGCGGGACCTGGCCTGGTTCACGCCGGCGGGCGCGGAGATGACCGAACGGGACTGGTACGCGCCGGCGGCGGCGCTGGGCCTGTACCTGTCGGGGCGGGACATCCCGGGCCGGGACGCCCGCGGCGAGCAGGTGACGGACGACAGCTTCCTGGCGCTGCTGCACGCCTCGGACCGGCCGGTGTCGTGGGTGCTGCCGGGTCCGCCGTGGGCGGAGCGGTACGAACTCCTCGTGGACACCTCCCGCGAGGACCAGGCGGCGGCGCCGGGGACCGTGCTGCGGGCCGGGACCGCGGTGACGGTCCCGGCCCGGTCGGTGCTGTTCCTGCGGGTCGTGGCGTGAGGGGCGTGAGGAAGTGGCCGGGCGCCTGTGGCTCAGGGGGTCGAGACGTAGCAGGCGACGTCCATGGCCGTCTTCGGCGGCGGGCCGGTGATCTCGCCGTTCCCGTCGAAGCGGAACTTGAAGGAGCCCATGTCGATCCGCAGCGTCTGGCCGTACGCCTTCTCGGCGCCGCGCCGCCAGGCGGCGGGGACCTGTGCGTACGGGCCGGCGCAGGTGTTCTCGGTGAACTGCGCGGGCGTGACCTGCCCGGCGTCCTCGGTGGCGCCCTGGGCGAAGAACCGCATCGTGTGCCGGCGGTCGCAGCCGACCACGCGGACCCGGGTGGCGTCGCCGAGTCCCGCGGTGGGCACCGCGCAGGTGCCCTTGCGCAGGGAGAAGGTGTCGGTGGCGGAGCGGCGGGCGTCCGCGGTCCGCGGCCCGGCGGGGCTGCGGTGTCCGGCGGGTTCGCCGTAGCCGGCCATGGTGAGGGTGGCGTGCAGGCCGGTGACGCCGGGCAGGCCCTGCATGCTCTGGTGGCTGCTGCCGTTCATCTGCTCCAGCACGAGCACCATGTCCACGTCGGCGGAGAGGAGGCGGCCCCGGGCGTCGAGGACGACGGTGAGCGGCAGCGGCTCCTCCAGGTACGCCTTGCTGTCGGTCTTGGGGCCGATCCGGGACGGCAGCAGGTCCTGGGCGCGGCCGAGGGGCACGGTGGCCGCGTACTCCCGGCCGCCGTCCTCGCGGCGGATCGGCTCCTGCTGCGGCACGGCCGCGGCGACGAGTTCGGCGAGGGTGCCGCCGAACGGGAGGACCCTGCCGGGGGCGTGCAGCGAGACGGCGGCGTCGCCCTTGGGGTCGAGGGCGGCCCGGGCGGCGGCCGGCCAGTGCAGCCAGACGCCGTCGACGCCGCGGGCGTACACGTCGGCGCCGGCGGTGGCGAGGGTCTGCGGGTAGGTGACGCCGTTGCGGTCCAGGCGGGGCGCGGCGTCCGCGGGGAAGTCGGCGGGCACCTCACGGGTCAACTCGGCCTGCGCGGTGCCGCGGGCGAAATCGAGGGTGCCGGTGGCGAGGTGACGGGCCGTCGTGGTCGGCGAGTTGTACTCGACGGTCGCGGTGAAGCGGGCCGACCCGGCGGCGCGGGTCTCGGCGACGGCCGCCTTCAGCTGCTGCGCGAGGGGTTTGCCGAACACGGCGGCGCCCTGGTCCTCGTCGCCGCCGCATGCGGCCAGCAGCGGCGCCAGCAGCAGTGCGGGCACGGCACGCCGTAGCCATTTCATGGTCCCCCCGGATGTCCACTGAATATTCGCTGGGCAGCGTCAGGAGCGAATCGTAAGCTCACGCCTGATGTCGTCAATAGGTGCAACCTCCACTCATCCGTCCGCGATACGGACCCTGCTCCGGCTCTGGCCCTATGTGCGGCCGGTGCGCGGGCGCTGGTTCGGCGCGGCCGTCGTCGCCGTCGTGGCGTCCTGTCTGAGTCTGGTCATCCCGCTGGTCCTGAAGTGGATCGTGGACGGGCCGGTGGCCGACGGGGACACCGCGGGCGTCTGGCTCGGTGCCCTGTACCTGCTGCTGCTCGGGCTCGCCGAGGCGCTGCTCTTCGGCTTCCGGCGGTGGCTGGTGGCCCGGCCGCTGTCCCGGGTCGAGGCGGACATGCGGGGCGATCTGTACGGGCACCTGCAACGGCTGCCGGTGGCCTTCCACGACAAGTGGGCCTCGGGCCAGCTGCTCTCGCGCGGCACCGGGGACCTGATGCTGCTGCGGCTCTTCCTGGTGTTCCCGCTGACCTTCCTGGTCGTCAACGGCGTCACCATCGTGGTCGGCGCGGTGATCCTGCTGATGCAGAAGTGGACGCTGGGGCTGGTGCTGTTGCTGCCGGTGGTGCCGCTGCTGCTCCTCGCGGGCGCCTTCGAGCGGAAGTACGCGGTGGTGTCCCGGCAGTCCCAGGACCAGGTGGGCGATCTGACCACGGTCATCGAGGAGAGCGTCCTCGGCATCCGGATCGTCAAGGGCTTCGGTCGGCACCGCAGCCAGGCCCGGGCGTTCCGGACGCTGGCCGAGGAGCTGCGCGGCACCGAGCTGACCAAGGCGCGGCTACTCGCGGGGATCTCCGGGGTGATGAGCACCCTGCCGGAGCTGGCGATCGGCGCCGCGCTGGTGCTGGGCGCCGTGCAGGTCGCGGACGGGGTGCTGTCGGCCGGCACGCTGGTGGCGTTCCTGTCGACGGCGCTCGCGCTGCGGTGGCCGGTGGACTCGCTCGGCTACCTGCTGGCGCTGTGCCAGGAGGCCGCGACGGCCACCCAGCGGTACTTCGAGGTGCTCGACGAACTGCCGGAGACCGCCGGGCCGGACGGTGACGGGCGGGACGCCGGCGGACCTGACGCCTCGGAGACCGGGGAGGCGGGCGGTGGCGGCGGGCTGCGCTTCGAGGGGGTGCGCTTCCGGTACCCGGACGCGGACCCCGGCAGCACTCCGGTGCTGGACGGCGTCGACCTGCACGTGCGTCCCGGGGAGACGCTCGCGATCGTCGGCAGCACGGGCAGCGGCAAGACCACGCTGACCGCGCTGGTGCCGCGGCTGCACGAGCTGACCGCCGGGCGGATCACCCTGGACGGCGAGGACGTCCGGGCCATGCCGCGCGAACGGCTGCGCGAGCTGGTGTCGGTGGCGTTCGAGGAGCCCACGCTGTTCTCCGCCACCGTGGCCGAGAACGTCCGCATGGGCGGGCCCGACCTCGACCGGGCGCTGGAGACCGCGCAGGCCGGCTTCGTCGCCGCACTGCCCGACGGGGCCGACACCCAGGTCGGCGAGCAGGGGCTGAGCCTGTCGGGCGGGCAGCGGCAACGGCTCGCGCTGGCCCGGGCGGTGGCCGGCAACCCGCGCTTCCTGGTGCTCGACGACCCGCTGTCGGCCCTCGACGTCCATACGGAGGCGCTGGTCGAGGCGGCGCTGCGGGAGGTGCTCGCGGACACCACCGCGCTGGTGGTGGCGCACCGGCCGTCGACCGTGCTGCTCGCCGACCGGGTGGCCCTGCTGTCCGGCGGCCGGGTCACGGCGGTGGGCACGCACCAGGAACTGCTGCGGGACAACCCGGAGTACGCGTGGCTGATGTCGGGCTCGTCGGACCCGTCGGGCTCCTCCGGCCCTTCGGACGGGCCGGACGTGCCGGACAGGTCGGACGGGCCGGTACCGGAACGTGGGGGGAACGGACGGTGAGCGCGGTGACGCAAGGCTCCGACGCGATCGAGCGGGACGAACTGGAGGCGCCCGCCGGGGCGACCCGGGCGCTGCTCGGGTCGCTGCTGCGCGAGCGGCGCGGCGGGGTGCTGCTGGCGGCCCTGCTGCTGCTGTTGCAGCAGGCCGCGGCGCAGGGCGGGCCGCTGCTGGTGGCGTACGCCATCGACCGCGGGGTGCCGGCCTTCCGGGTCGGCGACCACGGGCCGCTGATCGCCGTCGCCGCCGGGTACCTGCTGTGCGCGCTGGGCACGGGCGGCTTCCAGTACGGCTACATCCGGGCCGCGGCGCGGGTGAACCAGGACGTGCTGCTCGACCTGCGCGGGCGGATCTTCCGGCAGTCGCAGGCGCTCAGCCTCGACTTCCACGAGCGGTACACCTCGGGGCGGATGATCTCGCGGTCGACCACGGACGTGGAGTCGCTGCGCGAGCTGCTCAGCGAAGGCCTCCAGGAACTGCTGGGCGTGATCCTGTCGTTCGTGTTCATCACCGCTCTGCTGCTGTGGCTGGACCTGGGCCTGGGCGGGGTGGCCGCGCTCTCTTTCGTGCCGCTGTACCTGCTGGTGCAGGCCTACCGGCGGCGCTCGGGCGAGATCTACTCGGAGCGGTCCACGGCGATGGCCTCGGTCATCGTGAAGTTCGCGGAGACGATGAACGGCATCCGGCCGGTACGGGTGTTCCGGCGCGAGCGCGCCAACGACGCCGACTTCCTGGTCCTGAACCGGCACCTGGAGCGCACGAACGGCGACGCGCTCATCGAGATGGCCCGCTACGTGACGGGCTCGCGGCTGATCGCCAACACCGCCGTCGCCGGCATCGTGCTGTGGGGCGCGCACCGGGTGGCCACCGACTCGCTGGCGCTGGGCGTGCTGGCCGCGGCGGTGCTGTACCTGCGGCGGCTGTACGACCCGATCGACCGGCTGGCGATGTTCCTCAACTCGTACCAGTCCGCGGTGGCCTCGCTGGAGAAGATCGCCGGGCTGCTGGCCCAGCGGCCCTCGGTGCCGGAGCCGGCCGAACCGCGGGAGCTGCCCGCGCACGACCGTGAACACCCGGGCCGCGAGGTGGTGTTCGAGGACGTCCGGTTCGCGTACCGGGAGGGCGGCGCCGAGGTGCTGCCGCGGTTCGAGCTGACCGTGCCCGCCGGGCAGACGGTGGCGGTGGTCGGGGCGACCGGCGCCGGCAAGTCCACCCTCGCCAAGCTGCTGGCCCGGTTCTACGACCCGACGGACGGCCGGGTCCTGCTGGACGGCACCGACCTGCGCGACCTTTCGGTGCCGGAACTGCGGCGCGGGGTCGTGATGGTGACGCAGGAGGCGTTCCTCTTCTCGGGCAGCGTCGCCGACAACATCGCGCTGGGCCGCCCGGACGCCACCCGCGCCGAGATCGAGCACGCGGCGAAGGCCATCGGCGCGCACGACTTCATCAGCGCGCTGCCGGAGGGGTACGACACGGACGTCCGCAAGCGGGGCGGCCGGATCTCGGCCGGGCAGCGGCAGCTGGTGGCCTTCGCGCGGGCGCTGCTGGCCGACCCGGCCGTGCTGATCCTGGACGAGGCGACCAGCTCGCTGGACGTGCCGGGTGAGCAGGCCGTGCAGCAGGCAATGCGGACGGTGTTGCGGGGGCGGACGGCCGTGGTGATCGCGCACCGGCTCTCCACCGTGGAGATCGCGGACCGGGTCCTGGTCATGGACGCCGGCCGCGTCGTCGAGGACGGCACACCGGCCGAACTCATCGCGGGCGCAGGCCGCTTCGCCCAACTCCACCGGGCGTGGCGCGACAGCCTGGTCTAGCCAACGGCGACCCGCGACCCGCCGGGCTCACGACGCGGGCGTCGGGACCGGGGCGGCGGGGCGGGAGCTGTGTCTCGTCAGGCGGCGAGGGTGGGGGTGGGGGTTGTGGGGACGCGGGATACCCGCCACCAGGCTGCTGCCGCCTTGAGGGCCGAGCCGGCCGCCAGGCCCCACGCGGCGCCCGCCGCGCCCCACATCGCGTAGCCGGTCAGGAGGAACGCCACCGAGAGCAGGGAGAAGACGACCTGCACGGAGAGCGTCGCCTTGGGCGACAGGACCCGCAGGGTCAGCAGCGCGCAGGTGCCCAGCCCCATCACGGCGTACTGCGCACCGGTCGCCGGCAGCAGGGCCGCGGCCGGCGCCCACGTGTCGCCGAGCAGCTCGCGCCCGATCCGGTCGGGCAGCGCGTACAGGACCGCCGCCCAGCCCGCACCGACCGCCGCGAGGACCAGGCCCAGCAGCGCGGTCGCCCGCACCACGGCCCGTGTGCCGACGAACCGGCCCAGCACCGGCGGCCCGAACGCGTTCGCCGAGTTGAACAGCACGTTCAGCGGCCCGAAGAGGGTGGTCGCACCGCGCAGCGCGCCGACCGCGAGCGGGGTCGCGAAGACGCCGAGGCCGAGGACGGCGAGCTGGCTGGAGCCGTTGCCGACGGCGAACTCCACCACGAAGCGCCGCCCGAGGTGGTCGCGGCCCAGCAGCCGGCGGGGCTCGGCGCGGTGTCCGGCCGTGAACGGGCGCAGCAGGAGCAGGCCCAGGGCCAGCGCGGGCAGCGCCGACAGCCCCCACACCAGCACCAGCCGGGCCGGGCCGGCCCCGTGCGGCTGTACGGCGAGCGCGGCCAGCACGCAGACCAGCCGGAGCAGGTCCGCGGCGAACGCCCGCTGCGGCTGGCGCACCGCCGAGAAGCAGTACCGCAGGCCGTCCTGGAGCAGGACCAGCGGGAGGACCAGGCCGAGTGCGAGGAAGGCCCGGCCGCCGGCGCCGGCCACGAGCAGCCCGGTCAGGGCGAGCAGGGCGCCCGCGGCCAGCGAGCCGAGGCCGGTGAAGGCGACGGCGGAGCGGCAGGCCGCCCCGAGGGCCGGGCCGCGTTCGAGGACCACGGTCTGGCCGACGTAGGCCATGTTCAGGCCGAGCAGCACGCTGAAGGCGACGTAGACCATCGAGAACGCGGCGAAGCCGTCCGCGGTGGACAGCCGGGCGGCCAGCACCAGCACCAGGATGTTGGTGAGGCTGGACGCGGCCTGGTCGCCGACCGAGGCCAGCAGGGCCACCGCCCGGCGCGGCTCGCGCGGCAGCCGTGCGGAGGCATCGCGCGGCCCGGGGGTCCGGACCGCGCCGTCCGGGTCCGTCACCGCTGTCCGGTGCGGACGGTGCGCAGCGCCACGGTGTCCGTGCCGTCGCCCGGGATGTGCTGGGTCGGGTCGGGCACGCGGGCCGCGGGCTGCGGCTTCGGCTCGACGCGCGGGGCGGGTGCGGAGGCCGGCTCGCCGCCGCGGCGGCCCTTGGACTTGCTCCGGCCGCCCTTCTTGTCCTTGGGCTGCTCGGCGTGCAGCACCGCTCCGAGCACGGTGCCGCCGGCGCCGCTGATCAGCTCGCGGATCCGGACCAGGTCGGTACGGTGCACCGCGCGCGGGTCGCAGACCACGAGCACGCCGTCCACCCGGTCGACGAGCGCGAGCGCGTCCGCGTAGGAGAGGACGGGCGGGGCGAGGACGACCACCGTCGAGTTGGGGGAGTCGGCCTCGGAGATCAGGCGCGAGGCACGCTGGGAGGTCAGCGCGCGGGGCACGTTGCGCACCCGCTCGCCCGGGATCAGGTCGAAGGAGCCGGATTC
It contains:
- the glgX gene encoding glycogen debranching protein GlgX codes for the protein MSSAADQETAGAVRDGPAAPAPRRGAGTRPAGAAGAAGPVPEPAGRPVWPGAPTPLGARFRVGPDGVAGTNFALWAGGGAERVELCLFDERGAETRCALPELTHEIWHGFVPGVRPGQRYGFRVHGRWDPWTGARFNPAKLLLDPYARAVDGDFALPPEVYGHVRDWPQQYIADTVRDDRDSAPHVPKGVVVHDDDDWADDVRPKTPWADSVIYELHVRGFTMRHPEVPPELRGTYAGLAHPAAIGHLTRLGVTAVELLPVHQFAHEDHLLRRGLRNHWGYNSIGYFAPHAGYSASGTAGQQVGEFKRMVRALHAAGIEVILDVVYNHTAEAGELGPTLSLRGIDNRGYYRLQSDQRRYADYTGCGNTLHAGRPHVLRLITDSLRYWVTEMGVDGFRFDLAAALARSMHDVDMLSPFLAVIAQDPVLRRVKLIAEPWDVGSGGYQVGAFPPLWTEWNDRYRDAVRDFWRGALPDVRDLGYRLSGSSDLYAWGGRRPYASVNFVTAHDGFTLRDLVSYERKHNEANGEANQDGTNDNRSWNCGVEGDPPEGTDPRILALRRRQLRNLLTTLLLSTGVPMLVAGDELGRTQGGNNNAYCQDNETGWVDWSLADDPAWRPLLELTTRLIALRHAHPVLRRRAFFSGRAQGADGLRDLAWFTPAGAEMTERDWYAPAAALGLYLSGRDIPGRDARGEQVTDDSFLALLHASDRPVSWVLPGPPWAERYELLVDTSREDQAAAPGTVLRAGTAVTVPARSVLFLRVVA
- a CDS encoding choice-of-anchor A family protein encodes the protein MTGRTARGIPLGLAVAVVLAGVTPVSAAFAAPAAVRAAAPLPGGLGPCVPGDCPQTWPEPNNMDPTGTDNAVNVFVGGDFRVRERAAEAEGKVVVMGGFDMAKAAAASSVYNIGIVGVGSQVRPPAGSDFLATGGNVSVAPNQTLLADGGVVRYAGTLTGNVTGTKIPDANAVARYRGLREELTAASKCYARVDGRPRPATGTVENLGYETLFTGDGAASLQVFNVTGNLAGRGDVQQSLRFANIPANATVLVNVLGTAPIVNTSSGVLAGVSRDRLLWNFPDAATVRLIGTGQFQGATLIAEPGSETTVQLPGMNGRFFTSGSLTHTSAATGGGGQEFHSYPFNGDLPACGGLPPVTGDVSVLKVDSESDEVLPGAVFELWKETNGTPGLQTGATGGDTKVDDCTTPATGVCSSSQALGTYYWRETAPPAGHDLPSDPVFGPLVLTAENASAGVSVRAANTATVVPPPTGTVSVRKVDSETGEALPGAVFELWKETNGTAGLQPIGINADTKIGDDCTTPADGTCTRTVPVGTYYWRETTPPAGHDLPANPVFGPLVLTERNLAVGVEVTAPNEKTTKPPKPPYTGGIKVVKKDAKTGRPLRGAVFDVWRETNGVAGLQTTGNRRDRLVEPGCATDRHGTCTFDGLPEGDYYLRETDVPEGYVLPPRPVIGPLPVSRHNEERWLTVHVKNKRTEHGKGKDEHGRGEHGEGEHGEGEHGEGEHGHDGQEGDHEDGPEGGHEDGPEDGGWRGHRP
- a CDS encoding L,D-transpeptidase, with product MSYLKRRLLAATVVWAGLVGGAAGCSGQSAPGVEVEMPGKPRSPREAIRITPEDGAKGVPAGGPLTVSVPEGRLERVVVTKVEDAQAEEVPGSIAGDGLSWSPDPAAGKLALAAKYTVDAVALDGHSRRQARHTSFTTYVPEERFIGYFKPENRSTVGTGMIVSFSFNRAIQNRAEVERAITVTADPETEVAGHWFGDERLDFRPRRYWKPGTEVTVTMKLRDVEGAPGSYGIQSKTVRFTVGRHQVSTVDAAAHTMEVRRDGKLLSTVPISAGAPKNTTYNGKMVVSELFDVTRMNGQTVGFGGEYDIPDVPHAMRLTASGTFLHGNYWADPATFGSLNTSHGCIGLRDDKGGGSDTPAGWFFDRTLVGDVVEVVHSKDKTVAPDNGLGGWNLSWADWTAGSALT
- a CDS encoding ABC transporter ATP-binding protein, with product MSAVTQGSDAIERDELEAPAGATRALLGSLLRERRGGVLLAALLLLLQQAAAQGGPLLVAYAIDRGVPAFRVGDHGPLIAVAAGYLLCALGTGGFQYGYIRAAARVNQDVLLDLRGRIFRQSQALSLDFHERYTSGRMISRSTTDVESLRELLSEGLQELLGVILSFVFITALLLWLDLGLGGVAALSFVPLYLLVQAYRRRSGEIYSERSTAMASVIVKFAETMNGIRPVRVFRRERANDADFLVLNRHLERTNGDALIEMARYVTGSRLIANTAVAGIVLWGAHRVATDSLALGVLAAAVLYLRRLYDPIDRLAMFLNSYQSAVASLEKIAGLLAQRPSVPEPAEPRELPAHDREHPGREVVFEDVRFAYREGGAEVLPRFELTVPAGQTVAVVGATGAGKSTLAKLLARFYDPTDGRVLLDGTDLRDLSVPELRRGVVMVTQEAFLFSGSVADNIALGRPDATRAEIEHAAKAIGAHDFISALPEGYDTDVRKRGGRISAGQRQLVAFARALLADPAVLILDEATSSLDVPGEQAVQQAMRTVLRGRTAVVIAHRLSTVEIADRVLVMDAGRVVEDGTPAELIAGAGRFAQLHRAWRDSLV
- a CDS encoding ABC transporter ATP-binding protein — translated: MSSIGATSTHPSAIRTLLRLWPYVRPVRGRWFGAAVVAVVASCLSLVIPLVLKWIVDGPVADGDTAGVWLGALYLLLLGLAEALLFGFRRWLVARPLSRVEADMRGDLYGHLQRLPVAFHDKWASGQLLSRGTGDLMLLRLFLVFPLTFLVVNGVTIVVGAVILLMQKWTLGLVLLLPVVPLLLLAGAFERKYAVVSRQSQDQVGDLTTVIEESVLGIRIVKGFGRHRSQARAFRTLAEELRGTELTKARLLAGISGVMSTLPELAIGAALVLGAVQVADGVLSAGTLVAFLSTALALRWPVDSLGYLLALCQEAATATQRYFEVLDELPETAGPDGDGRDAGGPDASETGEAGGGGGLRFEGVRFRYPDADPGSTPVLDGVDLHVRPGETLAIVGSTGSGKTTLTALVPRLHELTAGRITLDGEDVRAMPRERLRELVSVAFEEPTLFSATVAENVRMGGPDLDRALETAQAGFVAALPDGADTQVGEQGLSLSGGQRQRLALARAVAGNPRFLVLDDPLSALDVHTEALVEAALREVLADTTALVVAHRPSTVLLADRVALLSGGRVTAVGTHQELLRDNPEYAWLMSGSSDPSGSSGPSDGPDVPDRSDGPVPERGGNGR